In Leucobacter sp. CX169, a single genomic region encodes these proteins:
- a CDS encoding amino acid synthesis family protein, translating to MNAVIDGYEIRAWHSSVVEVTELAGRQLEEPLVKAAVGVVIRNPFAGQPFQQDLSALTAPSGELAFALGTRAKALLGGREVEGYGKGGVAGIAGEQEHVVACVTTIFGNGFRDAVGGGKAWISSMTKVSSAGVTLDIPLAFKDEVYVRDYYDGITLHVADSPKPDELLICVAVSSGGRPNARVGGMTKAEALAQR from the coding sequence ATGAACGCAGTAATTGATGGGTACGAGATCCGCGCTTGGCACTCGAGCGTGGTGGAAGTGACCGAGCTCGCCGGACGGCAGCTGGAGGAGCCGCTGGTCAAGGCGGCGGTGGGCGTCGTGATTCGAAACCCGTTCGCCGGCCAGCCCTTCCAGCAGGACCTCAGCGCTTTGACCGCACCGAGTGGCGAGCTCGCCTTCGCCCTGGGTACCCGGGCGAAGGCGCTGCTGGGTGGCCGCGAGGTCGAGGGGTATGGCAAGGGTGGCGTTGCCGGCATCGCGGGTGAGCAGGAGCACGTGGTGGCCTGCGTGACCACGATCTTCGGCAACGGCTTCCGCGACGCTGTTGGCGGGGGCAAAGCCTGGATCTCGTCAATGACCAAGGTCTCGTCGGCGGGCGTCACGCTCGACATTCCCCTGGCCTTTAAGGACGAAGTCTACGTCCGTGACTACTACGACGGCATCACGTTGCACGTCGCAGACTCTCCCAAGCCAGACGAGCTGCTGATCTGCGTGGCAGTCTCGAGCGGCGGACGCCCGAATGCCCGCGTCGGCGGAATGACCAAGGCCGAGGCTCTGGCGCAGCGATAG